A genomic segment from Fusobacteriaceae bacterium encodes:
- a CDS encoding V-type ATP synthase subunit A has translation MTGTKGLVAAVNGNMVNVSFDGQVSLNEVAYIKLGEKKLKSEVIRIRGDVCSLQVFESTRGIKIGEEVEFAGDMLAIELGPGLLGQVFDGLQNPLPELVEKTGYFLERGVYLEPLPVEKEWPFTPLVGTGDAVLRGEAIGTVPEGIHTHKIMVPFHMYKKYTVKSIKPAGMYKVHDVIAEVEDEAGEVYPLKMSFNWPVKRAVDCFEERFKPTEPLDTQMRIIDTFFPVARGGTYCIPGPFGAGKTVLQHATSRNADVDIVIIAACGERAGEVVEVLKEFPELIDPKTNRSLMERTVIICNTSSMPVAAREASLYTSVTIAEYYRQMGLNVLLLADSTSRWAQALREMSGRLEEIPGEEAFPAYLESTIANFYERAGVVRLKDGSYGSVTIGGTVSPAGGNFEEPVTQATLKVVGAFHGLSRERSDARKYPSIHPIDSWSKYKGKIPEEKVNYARHFLIRGMEVEQMMKVVGEEGTSLDDYIIYQKGEFLDSVYLQQNSFDPVDKAVSPERQAQVFGILLQILAAKLKFAGKDEARSWFAHLRQRFIDYNYAEYKSDKFESLEKEIKETLEKTSAGVEAAAEKILA, from the coding sequence ATGACAGGAACGAAAGGATTAGTCGCCGCAGTCAACGGAAATATGGTCAACGTCAGCTTTGACGGACAGGTGTCCCTCAACGAGGTGGCCTATATCAAACTGGGCGAAAAAAAGCTGAAGAGTGAAGTCATCCGGATCCGGGGCGACGTCTGCTCGCTGCAGGTATTCGAATCGACGAGAGGCATCAAAATCGGAGAGGAAGTGGAATTCGCGGGGGACATGCTGGCCATCGAGCTGGGACCCGGTCTTTTGGGGCAGGTCTTTGACGGCCTCCAGAACCCGCTGCCGGAGCTCGTGGAAAAAACCGGCTATTTTCTCGAAAGGGGCGTGTATCTGGAACCGCTCCCGGTCGAAAAAGAATGGCCCTTTACGCCCCTTGTGGGGACGGGCGACGCCGTATTGCGCGGGGAAGCCATAGGGACCGTTCCCGAAGGGATTCATACCCACAAAATCATGGTTCCCTTCCATATGTACAAAAAATATACGGTCAAAAGCATCAAACCGGCGGGCATGTACAAGGTCCATGACGTGATTGCCGAAGTTGAGGACGAGGCGGGCGAGGTCTATCCGCTCAAAATGAGCTTCAACTGGCCGGTAAAAAGGGCCGTGGACTGCTTTGAGGAGCGCTTTAAGCCCACGGAGCCGCTGGATACCCAAATGCGGATTATCGACACGTTCTTTCCCGTGGCGAGAGGCGGGACCTATTGTATCCCGGGCCCCTTCGGCGCGGGGAAAACGGTACTGCAGCACGCCACGAGCCGAAACGCCGACGTGGATATTGTTATTATCGCGGCCTGCGGCGAGCGCGCGGGGGAAGTCGTGGAGGTCCTCAAGGAATTTCCCGAGCTCATCGACCCCAAGACGAACCGCTCGCTGATGGAAAGGACCGTTATCATCTGCAACACCTCCTCAATGCCGGTTGCGGCCAGAGAGGCCTCCCTTTATACGTCGGTCACGATCGCCGAATACTACCGGCAGATGGGCTTAAACGTCCTTCTACTGGCCGATTCCACGTCCCGCTGGGCCCAGGCCCTGCGCGAGATGTCGGGCCGTCTCGAAGAGATCCCCGGCGAGGAAGCCTTCCCGGCCTATCTCGAATCGACGATCGCCAATTTCTATGAAAGAGCGGGAGTCGTGCGGCTCAAAGACGGATCTTACGGGTCCGTTACGATCGGGGGCACCGTATCCCCCGCGGGCGGCAATTTTGAAGAACCCGTAACCCAGGCGACGCTTAAAGTCGTCGGGGCCTTTCACGGGCTTTCGAGAGAGCGCAGCGACGCGAGAAAATACCCCTCGATCCATCCGATCGACTCCTGGTCCAAATACAAGGGCAAGATCCCCGAGGAAAAGGTCAATTACGCCAGACATTTCCTGATCCGGGGCATGGAAGTGGAGCAGATGATGAAGGTCGTGGGCGAGGAAGGGACGTCCCTTGACGATTATATCATCTACCAGAAGGGAGAATTCCTCGATTCCGTATATTTGCAGCAAAATTCCTTCGACCCCGTCGACAAGGCCGTAAGCCCCGAGCGTCAGGCGCAAGTTTTCGGGATACTTTTGCAAATCCTGGCGGCAAAGCTCAAATTCGCCGGGAAAGACGAGGCCCGGAGCTGGTTCGCCCACCTGCGGCAGCGCTTCATCGACTACAATTACGCCGAGTACAAGAGCGACAAATTCGAAAGTCTCGAAAAGGAAATCAAAGAAACCCTTGAAAAAACCAGCGCGGGCGTAGAAGCCGCCGCTGAGAAAATTCTGGCTTAG
- a CDS encoding DUF2764 domain-containing protein, translating into MAYYFLVAQLPYLSAQAQKPPMTAEAFRAMCAEHLTARELAELDKLDPGYRFGEEKAGDQGSGFFAAWQKREADLEYAMAKLRAAKLKRDMPGEARAVPHEIENEARTAFAMENPLEAELYLDKGRWEFAEALAGLDYFGVNVLYAYRIKLLLLERRQAFQAGEGLTEYEALYEKILKMAPGRAAAGDMT; encoded by the coding sequence TTGGCCTATTATTTTCTCGTGGCGCAACTCCCTTATTTGTCGGCCCAGGCGCAAAAGCCCCCGATGACGGCGGAAGCCTTCCGGGCAATGTGCGCGGAGCATCTGACGGCAAGGGAGCTCGCGGAATTGGATAAACTCGATCCGGGCTACCGCTTTGGGGAAGAAAAAGCGGGCGATCAAGGCTCGGGCTTTTTCGCGGCCTGGCAGAAACGGGAGGCCGATCTCGAGTATGCCATGGCGAAACTCCGGGCGGCAAAGCTCAAACGGGACATGCCGGGGGAAGCGAGGGCCGTGCCGCATGAAATCGAGAACGAGGCCAGGACCGCCTTTGCCATGGAAAATCCCCTTGAGGCCGAACTCTATCTGGACAAAGGCCGCTGGGAATTCGCCGAAGCCCTGGCGGGGCTCGATTATTTCGGGGTGAATGTGCTCTACGCCTACCGGATCAAGCTGCTCCTTCTGGAAAGGAGACAGGCTTTCCAGGCCGGGGAGGGCTTGACGGAATACGAAGCGTTGTATGAAAAAATCTTGAAGATGGCGCCCGGCAGGGCCGCCGCGGGAGATATGACATGA